A single region of the Bacteroides luhongzhouii genome encodes:
- the nhaC gene encoding Na+/H+ antiporter NhaC — MKKAPSPLVSLIPIIVLVLLLFATIRTFGSDALSGGSQVSLLTTTAICILIGMVFYKIPWKDYELAITNNIAGVATAIIILLIIGALSGIWMISGVVPTLIYYGMQIIHPSFFLASTCIICALVSVMTGSSWTTIATIGIALMGIGKAQGFEDGWIAGAIISGAYFGDKISPLSETTILASSITDTPLFRHIRYMMITTVPSLIITLIIFTVAGLSHDASNTQHIAEVATALNEKFHITPWLLIVPVVTGILIARKVPSIVTLFLSTLLAGVFALIFQPELLQEISGVAVSGFDSLFKGLMMTVYGATNLHTDNAVLTDLIATRGMAGMMNTIWLILCAMCFGGAMTASGMLGSITSIFVRFMKKTVSVVGATVCSGLFLNLTTADQYISIILTGNMFRDIYTKKGYESCLLSRTTEDSVTVTSVLIPWNSCGMTQATILSVPTLVYLPYCFFNIISPLMSITVAAIGYKIARRS, encoded by the coding sequence ATGAAGAAAGCTCCCTCTCCCCTCGTATCGTTGATACCGATCATTGTACTAGTGTTATTATTGTTTGCCACTATCCGCACCTTTGGCAGTGATGCCCTAAGCGGCGGAAGTCAAGTGTCACTGCTTACCACTACAGCTATTTGTATCCTGATCGGTATGGTGTTTTATAAGATTCCCTGGAAAGATTACGAGCTCGCCATCACTAACAATATTGCCGGAGTGGCAACAGCCATCATTATTCTGTTGATAATCGGTGCGTTGAGTGGCATCTGGATGATTAGCGGAGTAGTGCCGACTTTAATCTATTATGGGATGCAAATCATCCACCCCAGTTTCTTCCTGGCGTCAACTTGCATCATCTGCGCATTGGTTTCTGTAATGACCGGAAGTTCGTGGACTACCATTGCCACTATCGGTATCGCATTGATGGGTATCGGAAAGGCCCAAGGCTTTGAAGATGGATGGATTGCCGGAGCTATCATTTCGGGGGCATACTTCGGAGATAAAATATCTCCTTTATCCGAAACCACTATCTTGGCATCTTCCATCACAGACACTCCCCTGTTCCGTCACATTCGTTATATGATGATTACTACGGTACCGTCTCTTATCATCACGTTGATTATTTTCACAGTGGCAGGACTCTCCCATGATGCCAGCAATACACAACATATTGCGGAGGTGGCAACCGCTTTGAATGAAAAGTTTCATATCACCCCGTGGTTGTTGATAGTTCCTGTTGTAACCGGAATACTGATAGCACGGAAAGTGCCCTCTATCGTAACGCTGTTCCTGTCTACCCTGCTGGCTGGTGTCTTTGCTTTGATATTTCAACCGGAGTTGTTGCAGGAAATTTCCGGAGTTGCCGTTTCCGGATTCGATTCTTTGTTCAAAGGACTGATGATGACTGTTTATGGAGCGACAAATTTACATACAGACAATGCCGTTCTGACAGATTTAATCGCCACACGTGGTATGGCGGGAATGATGAATACGATTTGGCTGATTCTATGCGCTATGTGTTTTGGCGGAGCAATGACAGCAAGCGGTATGCTGGGAAGTATCACTTCCATCTTCGTCCGCTTCATGAAGAAAACAGTCAGCGTGGTTGGCGCGACAGTCTGCTCCGGCCTGTTTCTTAATCTGACAACTGCCGACCAGTATATCAGTATCATTCTGACGGGAAATATGTTTCGCGATATTTACACCAAGAAAGGGTATGAAAGTTGCTTACTAAGCCGTACGACGGAAGATTCAGTAACCGTTACATCTGTATTGATTCCGTGGAATAGTTGCGGAATGACACAAGCTACCATCTTGAGTGTACCCACACTTGTGTATCTTCCTTATTGTTTTTTCAACATTATCAGTCCCTTAATGAGTATCACTGTGGCAGCCATCGGATATAAAATTGCAAGACGTTCGTGA